One stretch of Flavobacterium sp. 9 DNA includes these proteins:
- a CDS encoding sulfatase-like hydrolase/transferase, whose amino-acid sequence MALSKAKKIILPIVAIVFLLAVFLFWPINTDGTLIKPDQKLLEGKKEFLSEKVSTDSSFKKPNIIIILADDLGKYDISLYGGKSTPTPQIDSLAASGVTFQDGYVSASICSPSRAGILTGRYQERFGHEFQPGDRYPKNNLEYYGFKYLINTNNWRLNPKINYPNEASIATQGLPQSEITFADLAKREGYNTAIIGKWHLGHNKGFFPLDRGFDYHYGFYQAFSLYTPEDDNPDIINHHHKDFTDKMIWGNGRVGIGQIRRDTTIIHNKAYLTETFADEAEAFIDKNKKKPFLLYVPFNAPHTPFQVRKKYYDRFPNVKDENKRVYFAMISALDDAVGRIRAKVKKEGLEDNTLIFFASDNGGADYTFATTNAPLKAGKFSHFEGGVNVPFALSWKGKIKPHTIYKTPVSTLDIFSTIAAAIHSDLPKDRVYDGVDLVSTVNENKEAHKTLYWRSGDAKAIRSGDWKLIISGKTHEEWLYNLASDKSEKTDLAQKNPEKVKELQVALQNWEKGLVKPLWPNLTHYEFDFGKQKYFVDL is encoded by the coding sequence TGGCCTATTAATACAGATGGAACATTAATAAAACCGGACCAAAAACTACTTGAAGGAAAAAAGGAATTTCTATCAGAAAAAGTTTCCACAGACAGTTCCTTCAAAAAGCCAAACATCATTATTATTCTTGCCGACGATTTAGGGAAATATGATATTTCGTTATACGGAGGAAAATCAACACCAACGCCACAAATCGATTCTTTGGCGGCTTCAGGAGTTACTTTTCAGGATGGATATGTTTCCGCTTCGATTTGTTCGCCTTCGCGTGCGGGTATTTTAACCGGACGTTATCAGGAACGTTTTGGACATGAATTTCAGCCTGGAGATCGTTATCCAAAAAACAACTTAGAATATTATGGATTCAAATATTTAATCAACACTAATAATTGGCGATTAAACCCGAAAATAAATTACCCAAACGAAGCGTCTATAGCCACGCAAGGTTTGCCACAATCTGAAATTACCTTCGCTGATCTTGCCAAAAGAGAAGGTTACAACACAGCAATTATCGGGAAATGGCATCTTGGGCATAACAAAGGATTTTTTCCTTTAGACCGAGGTTTTGACTATCACTACGGATTTTATCAGGCATTTTCGCTGTATACACCCGAAGATGATAATCCAGATATTATCAACCATCATCATAAAGACTTTACCGATAAAATGATTTGGGGAAATGGCCGCGTCGGGATCGGGCAAATTCGTCGTGATACTACAATTATTCACAACAAAGCATATCTAACCGAAACCTTTGCTGATGAAGCAGAAGCTTTTATCGATAAAAATAAGAAGAAACCTTTCTTATTGTACGTTCCGTTTAATGCGCCACACACGCCTTTTCAGGTTCGAAAGAAATATTACGATCGTTTTCCTAATGTAAAAGACGAAAACAAACGTGTTTATTTTGCCATGATTAGCGCACTTGATGATGCCGTGGGAAGAATCAGAGCGAAAGTTAAAAAAGAAGGCTTGGAAGATAATACTTTGATCTTTTTTGCCAGCGACAATGGTGGCGCAGATTATACTTTTGCCACGACAAATGCACCTTTAAAAGCCGGAAAGTTTTCTCATTTCGAAGGCGGCGTAAATGTTCCGTTTGCACTTTCGTGGAAAGGAAAAATTAAACCGCATACCATCTATAAAACTCCGGTAAGTACATTGGATATTTTCAGTACAATTGCTGCTGCTATTCACTCGGATTTGCCTAAAGATCGTGTTTATGATGGTGTAGATCTTGTAAGTACAGTCAATGAAAATAAAGAAGCGCACAAAACTTTGTACTGGCGTTCCGGCGATGCAAAAGCGATTAGAAGCGGCGATTGGAAATTAATCATTAGCGGAAAAACGCACGAAGAATGGCTTTATAATTTAGCTTCAGATAAATCTGAAAAAACAGATCTGGCACAAAAAAATCCTGAAAAAGTAAAGGAACTACAGGTTGCTTTGCAAAACTGGGAAAAAGGTTTAGTGAAACCTTTATGGCCAAATCTAACGCATTATGAATTTGATTTTGGCAAACAAAAATACTTTGTTGATCTATAA
- a CDS encoding YeiH family protein — translation MSTPTKSFNIHEDWTVVILGFIIIGISLFVFLPEVPVFKWSTGTDLFQDVFDFENLKILGFQFLYFISIGTFGAFLIGKSVKYFLLGFPIVYILTVIALIIAGNTGVKGLNLEAVIFSLAIGLAIGNFFKLPDWFRSTLSTEVFVKIGLVLLGTSVIFSDILKAGSLGLIQALVVVLSVWYFAFWLCKKLKVDDELTMMISSAVSICGVSAAIATSGAIKGDSKKLSYVISIVLVTAIPMMIFMPIIAKYFNFPEEVTGAWLGGSIDTSGAVVASGSLVGETALKISTIVKFSQNVLLGIAAFAISVYWTYTHNKSEEVVASKPTLGVIWERFPKFVIGFILASLIFSFLITPEVRDQVKDSLKNLQGIWFALAFTSIGLETNFKDLLSNNSRKPLYAFLIAQLFNVIVTLIIAFLLFSK, via the coding sequence ATGTCAACCCCAACCAAATCATTCAACATTCACGAAGATTGGACTGTCGTAATTCTAGGATTTATAATCATCGGAATTTCTCTTTTTGTTTTTCTTCCTGAAGTTCCCGTTTTCAAATGGTCCACTGGAACCGATTTATTCCAGGATGTATTCGATTTTGAAAACCTGAAAATTCTTGGATTCCAGTTTTTATATTTCATTTCTATCGGAACATTCGGTGCTTTTCTAATTGGAAAATCTGTAAAATACTTTTTATTAGGTTTTCCAATCGTTTATATATTAACTGTTATCGCATTGATTATTGCAGGAAATACTGGCGTAAAAGGACTAAATCTTGAAGCTGTAATTTTCAGTTTAGCAATTGGTCTTGCAATTGGCAATTTCTTCAAACTTCCGGATTGGTTTCGATCTACTCTTTCTACGGAAGTATTTGTCAAAATTGGATTGGTTTTATTAGGAACAAGCGTTATTTTCTCAGACATTCTAAAAGCTGGTTCTTTGGGATTAATTCAGGCTTTAGTTGTTGTTTTATCCGTTTGGTATTTTGCTTTTTGGTTGTGTAAAAAACTAAAAGTCGATGACGAATTAACGATGATGATTTCAAGTGCCGTTTCCATTTGCGGAGTTTCTGCTGCAATTGCAACTTCGGGCGCGATTAAAGGTGATTCAAAAAAACTTTCTTATGTTATTTCGATTGTTTTGGTAACCGCAATTCCAATGATGATTTTCATGCCTATAATTGCCAAATATTTCAATTTTCCCGAGGAAGTTACCGGAGCATGGCTTGGCGGAAGTATCGATACGTCCGGAGCTGTTGTTGCTTCTGGTTCTTTGGTTGGCGAAACCGCTTTAAAAATTAGTACAATTGTAAAATTCTCGCAGAATGTTTTGTTAGGTATAGCTGCTTTTGCAATCTCCGTTTATTGGACTTATACTCATAATAAATCGGAGGAAGTCGTGGCGTCAAAACCTACTTTGGGCGTAATCTGGGAACGTTTTCCTAAGTTCGTTATTGGTTTTATTTTGGCTTCCTTAATCTTTTCTTTTCTGATTACTCCGGAAGTTCGTGATCAAGTTAAAGATAGCTTGAAGAATCTTCAGGGAATTTGGTTTGCATTAGCTTTTACGAGTATTGGTTTAGAAACTAATTTTAAAGATTTGTTGAGCAATAATAGTCGAAAGCCTTTGTATGCTTTTTTAATAGCGCAATTATTCAATGTTATTGTTACTTTGATTATTGCCTTTTTGTTATTTAGTAAATGA
- a CDS encoding arylsulfatase translates to MKKAFITLNFLIAFGSFSHAQTNSSKPNIILILVDDMGYSDLGNYGSEIKTPNLDKLANEGLRLREFYNNSICAPTRGSLLTGQYQHKAGMGFFDVNLGLPAYQGYLNKESLTLGEVFRSGGYSTLLSGKWHVGSEDQAQWPNQRGFDKFYGILKGASNYFDTKPLPFGKTPYPVKLIRNNEELHPKDDSYYFTDEIGNNAVTFLDEQNKENKPFFLYLAFTAPHWPLQAKPVDIAKYRGKFDEGWDILREKRIEKLKANGILPADQTVAPRDPEVPEWNKLSYDEKQFWKAKMEVYAAMVDNMDQNVGKVLDKLKALKKDKNTLIIFISDNGAQGGFNTYNPLGRGLVRNDGPVGTSRSFDYQEQNWAYLSNTPLQQYKNNMHEGGFSSPFIAWFPSKIKAGRIDKGTGHIIDLAPTFYELAGIEYPKEYNGVTTNPLVGSSLLPVLFNNVSQVDRGTPLFWERAGNRAVRDGKWKLVSTYPSYEWELYNIETDRGETTNVAQQNPGIVNKLSASYFEWADKTGVVEYSKFKLKPEVMPGGALLKRQ, encoded by the coding sequence ATGAAAAAAGCATTTATTACCCTTAATTTCTTAATCGCATTTGGCTCTTTTAGCCATGCTCAAACCAACTCATCAAAACCAAATATTATTTTGATTCTGGTTGATGATATGGGATATTCTGATTTAGGGAATTATGGTTCAGAAATTAAAACTCCAAATCTGGATAAACTCGCTAATGAAGGTTTACGTCTACGCGAATTTTACAATAACTCGATTTGTGCGCCTACAAGAGGATCTTTGTTAACGGGACAATATCAGCATAAAGCGGGAATGGGATTTTTTGATGTGAATCTGGGATTACCGGCTTATCAGGGATATCTAAACAAAGAATCACTGACTTTGGGAGAAGTTTTCCGTTCTGGCGGATATAGCACTTTATTATCAGGAAAATGGCACGTAGGTTCTGAAGATCAAGCTCAATGGCCAAATCAAAGAGGTTTTGATAAGTTCTACGGAATCTTAAAAGGTGCATCCAACTACTTTGATACGAAACCTTTGCCTTTCGGGAAAACGCCTTATCCGGTAAAATTAATTCGCAATAATGAAGAATTACATCCAAAAGATGATTCGTATTATTTTACAGATGAAATTGGGAATAACGCGGTGACTTTTTTAGACGAGCAAAACAAAGAAAACAAACCTTTCTTTTTATATCTGGCTTTTACAGCTCCGCATTGGCCTTTGCAGGCAAAACCTGTTGATATCGCCAAATACAGAGGCAAATTTGACGAAGGCTGGGATATTCTTAGAGAAAAAAGAATTGAAAAACTAAAAGCAAACGGCATTTTACCGGCTGACCAAACTGTTGCCCCAAGAGATCCTGAAGTTCCGGAATGGAATAAATTATCGTACGACGAAAAACAATTCTGGAAAGCCAAAATGGAAGTTTATGCCGCAATGGTAGATAATATGGATCAGAATGTGGGCAAAGTTTTGGATAAACTAAAAGCTTTGAAAAAGGATAAAAACACGCTGATTATTTTCATTTCTGACAATGGCGCTCAAGGCGGATTTAATACTTATAATCCGTTAGGGAGAGGTTTGGTTAGAAATGACGGACCAGTTGGAACTTCGAGATCATTTGATTATCAGGAACAAAACTGGGCTTATTTATCGAATACACCATTACAACAATATAAAAATAATATGCACGAAGGCGGATTTAGTTCTCCGTTTATTGCGTGGTTTCCATCAAAAATAAAAGCTGGAAGAATCGATAAAGGAACCGGACATATTATTGACCTCGCTCCTACTTTTTACGAATTGGCCGGAATCGAATATCCCAAGGAATATAATGGTGTGACGACAAACCCTTTGGTTGGAAGCAGTTTGTTGCCTGTTTTATTTAATAATGTTTCGCAGGTCGATAGAGGCACACCATTATTCTGGGAAAGAGCGGGAAACAGAGCTGTCAGGGATGGAAAATGGAAACTGGTTTCGACTTATCCTTCTTACGAATGGGAACTTTATAATATTGAAACGGACAGAGGTGAAACTACAAATGTGGCGCAGCAAAATCCGGGAATTGTAAACAAACTTTCGGCTTCATATTTTGAATGGGCAGATAAAACAGGAGTTGTAGAATACAGTAAATTCAAATTAAAACCGGAAGTAATGCCTGGCGGAGCGCTTTTAAAAAGACAATAA
- the epsC gene encoding serine O-acetyltransferase EpsC: MNSFYQEIAKQHQQLLILPEKKLIHNFIDELFAILFSNTSKSFGCLTTIENKIDELEKQFDELVLDFAPKNENSKQQTKTFFEAIPCLHKKALNDAQTIFAKDPAAKTLEEVLYSYPGFFAISVYRFSHQLWEQDLKLLARTISEYAHIKTSIEIHPGAQIGDDFAIDHGTGIVIGETAIIGNNVQIYQGVTLGALSVKKEEAFIKRHPTIEDNVIIYANSTILGGQTTVGHDSIIGGNVWLTYTIPSNSVVYHKNEMKIKDNNPFPEPIFYSI, encoded by the coding sequence ATGAATTCATTTTATCAAGAAATAGCAAAACAACATCAACAATTATTAATTCTTCCGGAGAAGAAATTAATTCATAATTTTATTGATGAGTTATTCGCCATATTATTTTCAAACACTTCAAAATCATTTGGTTGTTTGACGACGATTGAAAATAAAATTGATGAACTGGAAAAGCAATTCGATGAACTGGTTTTAGATTTTGCGCCAAAAAACGAAAATAGCAAACAACAAACCAAAACGTTTTTTGAGGCTATTCCGTGTTTACATAAAAAAGCACTAAACGACGCTCAGACAATTTTTGCCAAAGATCCTGCTGCAAAGACTTTAGAAGAAGTTTTGTACTCTTATCCCGGATTTTTCGCTATTTCTGTTTATCGCTTTTCGCATCAGTTATGGGAGCAGGATTTGAAACTTCTTGCCCGAACGATTTCAGAATATGCACATATAAAAACGAGCATAGAAATTCATCCTGGAGCACAAATAGGAGACGATTTTGCCATTGATCACGGAACCGGAATTGTTATTGGCGAAACAGCTATTATCGGAAATAATGTTCAAATATACCAAGGTGTGACGCTTGGTGCTTTGAGTGTAAAAAAGGAAGAAGCGTTTATAAAAAGGCATCCAACTATTGAAGATAACGTGATTATTTATGCGAATAGCACGATTCTGGGCGGGCAAACAACTGTTGGACACGATTCGATTATTGGCGGAAATGTTTGGCTTACATACACGATTCCTTCAAATTCAGTGGTTTATCATAAAAATGAAATGAAGATCAAGGACAATAATCCTTTTCCCGAACCGATTTTTTATTCCATATAG
- the cysK gene encoding cysteine synthase A → MKYQNILETIGNTPHIKLNKLFTDHEVWIKLEKSNPGSSIKDRIALAMIEDAEKRGFLNPDSIIIEPTSGNTGIGLSLVAAVKGYKVIIVMPESMSVERRKIIEAYGAEYVLTPREKGTSGAVEKAKELAATINNAFLPSQFTNPANVEVHERTTAQEILADFPDGIDYLITGVGTGGHITGVSKILKQHFPNLKTIAVEPALSPVLSGGIPAPHPLQGIGAGFIPEVFNREYVDEIITVEKNDAFNFAKKLTQKEGIFGGVSTGAALAGVSKKLKDIPTGSVILTFNYDTGERYLSVEELFGFFS, encoded by the coding sequence ATGAAATACCAAAACATTTTAGAAACCATTGGCAACACGCCTCACATTAAACTGAACAAACTCTTTACAGATCATGAAGTTTGGATTAAACTCGAAAAATCAAATCCGGGTTCGAGCATCAAAGACAGAATTGCGTTGGCAATGATTGAAGATGCCGAAAAAAGAGGTTTTTTAAATCCTGATTCGATTATTATTGAACCAACTTCGGGTAATACCGGAATTGGACTTTCATTGGTCGCTGCCGTAAAAGGTTATAAAGTAATTATTGTAATGCCGGAATCGATGAGCGTTGAACGCAGAAAAATCATCGAAGCTTATGGCGCCGAATATGTTTTGACTCCAAGAGAAAAAGGAACTTCGGGTGCGGTTGAAAAAGCAAAGGAATTAGCGGCAACTATTAACAATGCTTTTTTGCCCTCTCAATTTACAAATCCTGCAAATGTCGAAGTTCACGAAAGAACAACGGCTCAGGAAATCCTTGCCGATTTTCCGGACGGAATTGATTACCTGATTACTGGCGTTGGAACAGGCGGACATATTACGGGTGTTTCTAAAATATTAAAACAACATTTTCCGAATCTAAAAACCATTGCTGTAGAACCTGCTTTATCTCCGGTTTTAAGCGGAGGAATTCCGGCTCCACATCCTTTACAAGGAATTGGCGCAGGATTTATTCCGGAAGTTTTTAATAGAGAATATGTTGATGAAATTATTACGGTTGAAAAAAATGACGCTTTTAATTTTGCTAAAAAATTAACGCAGAAAGAAGGAATTTTTGGAGGAGTTTCAACAGGAGCTGCTCTTGCCGGAGTTTCAAAAAAACTAAAAGATATTCCAACCGGTTCCGTAATTCTGACTTTTAATTATGATACGGGAGAAAGATATCTTTCGGTTGAAGAATTATTCGGGTTCTTTTCTTAG
- a CDS encoding family 2A encapsulin nanocompartment shell protein encodes MAESKQQQTALGDVAARQLAIATRSVPQIGTISPRWLTHLLHWVPVESGVFRLNKVKDGSHIEVDCSARDERILPNTFVDYIENPREYNLAAVQTIVEVHTRVSDLYSKPYNQISEQLRLAIETIKERQESELINNKDYGLLSNVAPFQIIKTRTGAPTPDDLDELLTKVWKEPGFFLLHPLAIAAFGRECTRRGVPPPTTSLFGSQFLTWRGIPLIPSDKLPIKDGKSKIILLRTGESRQGVIGLIQPGLQGEQSPGLSVRFMGINEKAIASYLVSLYCSLAVLVDDAIAVLEDVEIGKYHEYKY; translated from the coding sequence ATGGCTGAATCTAAACAACAACAAACCGCATTAGGCGATGTAGCAGCAAGACAATTAGCAATTGCGACACGTTCAGTTCCGCAAATCGGGACAATATCTCCACGTTGGCTCACACATCTTTTACATTGGGTTCCGGTAGAATCCGGGGTTTTCCGTTTGAATAAAGTAAAAGACGGAAGCCATATCGAAGTAGATTGTTCTGCAAGAGACGAAAGAATTTTACCAAACACTTTTGTCGATTATATTGAGAATCCAAGAGAATATAATCTTGCTGCCGTTCAAACTATTGTAGAAGTACATACGCGTGTTTCTGACTTATATAGCAAACCGTACAATCAAATTTCTGAGCAGCTTCGTTTGGCTATCGAAACTATCAAAGAACGTCAGGAAAGCGAATTAATCAATAATAAAGATTATGGTTTATTGAGCAACGTTGCTCCTTTTCAAATTATAAAAACAAGAACTGGCGCACCAACTCCAGACGATTTAGACGAATTATTGACTAAAGTCTGGAAAGAACCAGGTTTCTTCTTGTTACATCCTTTAGCAATTGCAGCTTTTGGTCGTGAGTGTACACGTCGCGGTGTTCCACCTCCAACAACTTCTTTATTTGGATCACAATTTTTAACCTGGAGAGGAATTCCGCTTATTCCATCTGATAAATTACCTATTAAAGATGGTAAATCAAAAATTATCCTTTTAAGAACCGGAGAAAGCCGTCAAGGAGTTATCGGACTTATTCAACCAGGATTACAAGGCGAACAATCTCCGGGATTATCAGTTCGTTTTATGGGAATAAATGAAAAAGCAATCGCTTCTTATCTTGTATCTCTATATTGCTCTTTAGCGGTTTTAGTAGATGACGCCATCGCAGTTCTTGAAGATGTAGAAATAGGAAAGTATCATGAGTATAAATACTAA
- a CDS encoding family 2A encapsulin nanocompartment cargo protein cysteine desulfurase has protein sequence MSINTNNNGLPNIDDLQNLANELFKALPNEFPKEISLSPDKSEHPRATKIAETLLQSGGANILAPSPTQNPVNIAPTPNSFTGFGATPTIANYGSNTGASALYPNAGAGFDPQSGITTSGIQEDYNLNMNDPQTGFYDHNLKNGGSPQLTEDKFFSELLLNNQYLPFQTENSSFEIELQAALATVDTQFKRRDISPSSGNGPGNNYYFLDQNPFAFDKKSPNAIIGSTLGSTELNGIIGTNFNAELIKKDFPILRETVNGKPLIWFDNAATTQKPQSVIDRIAYFYEHENSNIHRAAHELAARASDAYEAAREKVKTFLNATSVNEIVFVRGATEGINLVAQSWGDHNLVAGDEIIVSNLEHHANIVPWKRLADKKGLKLRVIPVDDDSQILLDEYAKLLNPKTRLVAFTQVSNALGTVTPAKKIVEMAHSAGAKVLIDGAQSVSHMKVDVQDLNPDWLVFSGHKLFGPTGIGALYGKEDLLNEMEPYQAGGNMIQDVTFEEIKYHKAPNRFEAGTGNIADAIGLGAAIDYVTKLGIDAIGQYEHYLLEYATKLLKEIPGVRLIGTAKDKASVLSFNLQGYSNDQVGQALNKEGVAVRTGHHCAQPILRRMGVETTVRPSLAFYNTTQDVDTFIKTLWELKKFKF, from the coding sequence ATGAGTATAAATACTAACAACAACGGTTTACCTAACATTGACGATTTGCAAAATTTAGCAAACGAATTGTTCAAGGCTTTACCCAACGAATTCCCGAAAGAGATTTCGTTGAGTCCGGATAAAAGCGAACATCCTCGTGCGACTAAAATTGCCGAAACGTTATTGCAATCGGGAGGCGCTAATATATTAGCTCCAAGTCCAACGCAAAATCCGGTAAATATAGCGCCAACTCCTAATTCCTTCACAGGTTTTGGAGCAACGCCAACTATTGCTAATTATGGCAGTAATACTGGTGCTTCGGCTTTATATCCAAATGCCGGAGCGGGATTTGATCCTCAAAGTGGTATAACAACGTCTGGAATTCAGGAAGATTATAATCTGAATATGAATGATCCGCAGACTGGTTTTTATGATCATAATTTAAAAAATGGAGGTTCGCCACAATTGACGGAAGACAAGTTTTTCTCGGAATTGCTTCTAAACAATCAATATTTGCCTTTTCAAACCGAAAATTCTTCTTTTGAAATTGAATTACAAGCTGCTTTGGCAACGGTTGATACGCAATTTAAAAGACGTGATATTTCTCCATCAAGTGGAAATGGACCTGGAAATAACTATTATTTCTTAGATCAGAATCCGTTTGCTTTTGACAAAAAAAGTCCAAATGCAATTATAGGAAGCACACTTGGATCAACAGAATTGAACGGAATTATTGGCACTAATTTTAATGCAGAATTAATCAAGAAAGATTTCCCGATTCTACGTGAAACTGTGAATGGAAAACCGCTAATTTGGTTTGATAATGCGGCAACGACTCAAAAACCACAATCGGTAATTGATCGTATTGCGTATTTCTACGAACATGAAAATTCGAATATTCACCGTGCTGCGCATGAATTAGCCGCTCGTGCATCTGATGCTTATGAAGCTGCCCGCGAAAAAGTAAAAACCTTTTTGAATGCGACTTCTGTAAACGAAATTGTATTTGTTCGCGGCGCTACTGAAGGTATAAATCTTGTTGCACAAAGTTGGGGTGATCATAATCTAGTTGCCGGAGACGAAATCATAGTAAGTAATCTGGAACATCATGCTAATATTGTTCCGTGGAAAAGATTGGCAGATAAAAAAGGATTGAAACTACGTGTGATTCCGGTAGATGATGACAGTCAGATCTTGCTTGATGAATATGCAAAATTGCTGAATCCTAAAACACGTTTGGTTGCTTTTACGCAGGTTTCAAATGCATTGGGAACTGTAACTCCTGCTAAGAAAATTGTAGAAATGGCACATTCCGCTGGAGCGAAAGTTTTAATAGATGGCGCACAATCCGTTTCGCACATGAAAGTTGATGTTCAGGATTTGAATCCGGATTGGCTGGTTTTTTCAGGGCACAAATTATTTGGTCCAACAGGAATTGGCGCTTTATACGGAAAAGAAGATTTGCTAAACGAAATGGAACCATATCAAGCGGGCGGAAATATGATTCAGGATGTTACATTTGAGGAAATAAAATACCACAAAGCACCCAATCGTTTTGAAGCTGGAACCGGAAACATTGCCGATGCAATTGGTCTTGGAGCTGCAATTGATTATGTTACCAAACTAGGAATTGACGCAATCGGACAATACGAACATTATTTGTTAGAATATGCTACAAAACTATTGAAAGAAATTCCGGGTGTACGATTGATAGGAACCGCTAAAGATAAAGCAAGTGTTCTTTCTTTTAATCTGCAAGGATATTCAAACGACCAGGTTGGACAAGCGCTTAACAAAGAAGGTGTTGCTGTAAGAACCGGACATCATTGTGCACAGCCAATTTTGAGAAGAATGGGCGTTGAAACAACCGTTCGCCCTTCATTAGCCTTTTATAACACGACACAAGACGTAGATACTTTTATCAAAACCTTGTGGGAACTTAAAAAATTTAAGTTTTAA